The genomic interval ATAGTATTTATTTCTTTGAGCGCTTCAGAAATAAGTTCATGCTTTCCGTGTAATGCCAGTTAACATATTTTTCTGAAGACCAGATGACGTTATCGTAAGAGCGATAGTATCTCCTATGTCCGAAATTGTACATGAAGACTCCACAAGAAATCAGCAATACTTTTCAAACCGCGATAATGTAGGATAGGGGAGTTATCCGGTATCTTCATTAACTGCATCACTGATGTTTTAGGTTCAATAACGTAGTTAAAAGAGGAAATAATTAAGTAGGAATATTTTACCTAGCCATTGTCACAAAACATCATGGAAATGATTTTGAAAAAAAGCGACCAAGCTGTCACTGAGTCCAAGAAAATAGTTCTCTCtgtctacatctttattattcaggCCTTCTACAGCTTTTCGCTGGTTTTTCTGACGCATACAATCACTCTACACTACGTTTCGTGTACTTGCCTCCCAATTTGTTtgagattttttatttttgttttgttttgttttatatgcGGTTATACCACATCAAATATAAATTGTAGTATATTGTAGTGTTAACTGCAGAACatggaactgaaatatggacgataaacgaaACACCCGCcgtgcgggagtagccgagcggtcaaagcagCTGCAGTCCtggacagtgcggctgatcccggcggaggttcgagtccgccctcgggcatgggtgtgtgtgtttgtccttaggataatttaggtataagtagtgtgtaagcttagggactgatggccttagcagttaagtcccataagattacacacacatttgaacattttaacagaACACCCAAGAAGAGACTGTGACGTTGGAGAAGAATGACGAGGCTGGGATGGGTACATCGGGTAATAGATTAAGCTCTGTCTGGATGAGAGAGTAGTGAGTTTATGGTACAATATGGAAAGAGACTGTAAAGGCTTATGCAAGACTTTCTTAGGAGTGGCAGGGGAAGGGAGAGTGGAGTTTGGATATAATAAAACATTTGCAAACGTAAAGAATGTTGTAAGTGTTAGCTGGTTAGCTGGAGATAAATTAGTGTGGAGAGCAGGATTGACGTAATGTCGAACTGGATACTGCACCATCATAAACAGTAGTACTTTTCCAAATAACAGTTTAACAATGATGGACTAAAGGGCGCATCATGAGACATCAACGAATATTAATTTGGCTGTGGAGGGATACTTTAAGGGCGAACATTGTAGTGGGAAACAATCGAGTAAACCTCTGCAACTGAGCACTAcactcgcaagttcgaatcctgcctcgggcatgaatgtgtgagatgaccttaggttagttaggtttaagtagttctacgttctaggggactgatggcctcagatgttagatcccatagtgctgagatccatttgaaccaattgaacctcaTTCGGCGCAGATTGCTGTCGTGTGGAGACTGAAAGACTTACACACGATagactagcttggagagctgcatcaactccGTCTTCGAAGTGAAAGGTACAACATAACAAATAGTAGAGCCTTTCCAAATCACATGGACGGATCAAGATTCGGATCCAGTGGCGCGAGGTCATGGCACGCCCCTTACGGGTGGAGACGGTCACCAGACGATCTCTTTCTTCTGGTTGTTGACGCTGAGGTTCTGGCCGCTGAGCGTGAGCCATCTGGACGAGCTGAAGATGGCCTCCTCGGTCTTGGCCCTCCTGCCGCAGAGCCTGCCGGCCGCGAGGTCGTTCTGGATGTCCTCGAGCGAGCGGCCCTTGGTTTCGGGCATCACCAGCGCGATGAAGAGCCCGCAGGCGACGCAGCTCGCGCAGAAGAACCAGTAGCAGACGTGGTCGCCCCAGGCAGCGGCCACGGACGGGTACAGCTTGGCGACCAGgaagcacacgccccacagcagcgTCAGCCCGAGCGAGGTGGCCAGTTCGCGGATGCGCGGCGAGAAGATCTCGGCGAGCACGACGTAGGGCACCGGGTAGACGCCCAGCGAGACGGTCACGACGAAGACGCACAGGGAGGCGATGGGCAGCCAGCCGGGCGACCAGCCGCCGGCGCGCGTCACGTAGAAGTGGGCGCCCAGCGCCGCCGTCGAGACGGCGATGCCCGCGTTGCTAAGCAACAGCAGCGCGCGGCGGCCCGCGCGGTCCGTCAGCAGCGTCGAGACGGCGACGCCGCCCAGCAGAGAGGCGCCCACCACGACGGCGCTGAGCGCGGGGTCGATGGCGCCGCCCGCCGCCGAGAAGATGCCCTCGGCGTACGACACCACCGCGATGATGCCGCTCAGCTGCTGGTTGGCGCACACCACCATCCCGATGGCGAAGGCGCGGCGGTTGGCCTTGGTGGCGAACAGGTCGCGCAGAGACACGTGACGCTCGGCGTCTTCCAGCCGCTTCTTTTCCACCGCCGCCTGCCTCATTGCGAACTCCGTCTCCAGTTCCTCCTCCTGCAAAGCGTCCCTCGCATCAGCATCCTCTCTATCGTGAACAGCATAGGGCAGTGGTctccaataatttttttctttttttacgaagGATCACTTTGTTTTCTTTGTTGTCAGT from Schistocerca gregaria isolate iqSchGreg1 chromosome 6, iqSchGreg1.2, whole genome shotgun sequence carries:
- the LOC126278130 gene encoding facilitated trehalose transporter Tret1-like; the protein is MSVLRQFAATVIVDVSCCMLFGVVAGWTSSALPLLQSDASPLGVPLTVEEGSWVGAVSTLTGTVGTPLFGLCVARYGCKPSAFLAAALMLLSWVLILVGQHVAVLIVSRALAGVSGAGGFVVCGAYVRDISEDAVRGSLCSFLVIAYIIGLLCSYALPLALSYTMTAVVSLVLSAASLAGLFWLPDTPWYYFSKGRPDEAKASLRWFRVGKTEEELETEFAMRQAAVEKKRLEDAERHVSLRDLFATKANRRAFAIGMVVCANQQLSGIIAVVSYAEGIFSAAGGAIDPALSAVVVGASLLGGVAVSTLLTDRAGRRALLLLSNAGIAVSTAALGAHFYVTRAGGWSPGWLPIASLCVFVVTVSLGVYPVPYVVLAEIFSPRIRELATSLGLTLLWGVCFLVAKLYPSVAAAWGDHVCYWFFCASCVACGLFIALVMPETKGRSLEDIQNDLAAGRLCGRRAKTEEAIFSSSRWLTLSGQNLSVNNQKKEIVW